A part of Streptomyces sp. NBC_01235 genomic DNA contains:
- a CDS encoding DUF4383 domain-containing protein produces MATHVQHGRSGRRIKLNDHLPVDHRLNLVYRIGAGLMGLGLVVFGIFGIIDAIGFFDTGGDEVWSLNTNGALSWLSVGVGLLLFVGMVIGGNFASTLNMTLGVLFIVSGFLNMSLLETDYNFLAFKIQNCMLSFVIGILLMVFGMYGRVGSALPHDNPYWRARHPEE; encoded by the coding sequence ATGGCCACACACGTACAGCACGGCCGGTCCGGGCGACGGATCAAGCTCAACGACCATCTGCCCGTCGACCACCGCCTGAACCTGGTCTACCGGATCGGCGCCGGGCTGATGGGCCTGGGTCTCGTCGTCTTCGGGATCTTCGGCATCATCGACGCGATCGGCTTCTTCGACACCGGCGGGGACGAGGTGTGGAGCCTCAACACCAACGGCGCGCTGAGCTGGCTGTCGGTCGGTGTCGGGCTGCTGCTCTTCGTGGGCATGGTGATCGGCGGGAACTTCGCGTCCACGCTGAACATGACCCTCGGTGTCCTGTTCATCGTCAGCGGCTTCTTGAACATGTCGCTGCTGGAGACGGACTACAACTTCCTGGCGTTCAAGATCCAGAACTGCATGCTCAGCTTCGTGATCGGGATCCTGCTGATGGTCTTCGGGATGTACGGCAGGGTGGGGTCGGCCCTGCCGCACGACAACCCGTACTGGCGGGCCCGTCACCCCGAGGAGTGA
- a CDS encoding amidase domain-containing protein, translated as MKSRKLSGTRRRVTILGAAATSVVAGVALLPNWSAGAAVVDDPTVDAKTKATFQRLADAVFTDRTDALVTGVQGDREKPLTNGFSGDVKLSSGTARTEDATLSSLGQRKDKLAKAGEKYSKAATTVTLNATRVTGRTAKADVTETTTLTYAQARGDAPKTTGFQAKHELTFKADRQGNWQLTGIRDTEQGGLAVNTLSKPTSVKATTADDTMPNAPRAATTRNPAAVAKTGTAYDYTAMATYAEKYWNVYNKDYPDYNNHTAGGDCTNFVSQSLKAGGWKHVPGYVYDYTKWFGNADIQSDSFVGVNEWSWFAQNSKRTTPLANVYQLEVGDVLQMDFDRDGSKDHTMIVTYKSGGVPYVTYHSNNTLRRSVASLVASYPNAYYYAYRT; from the coding sequence GTGAAGTCAAGGAAATTGAGCGGGACCCGCCGCCGCGTCACGATACTCGGGGCAGCCGCGACCTCGGTCGTCGCCGGAGTCGCGCTGCTGCCCAACTGGTCCGCCGGTGCCGCGGTCGTCGACGACCCCACGGTCGACGCGAAGACCAAGGCCACCTTCCAGCGGCTGGCGGACGCGGTCTTCACCGACCGTACGGACGCGCTGGTCACCGGCGTGCAGGGCGACCGCGAGAAGCCGCTGACCAACGGCTTCTCCGGTGACGTCAAGCTGTCCTCCGGCACGGCCCGCACCGAGGACGCCACCCTGTCCTCGCTGGGGCAGCGCAAGGACAAGCTCGCCAAGGCCGGCGAGAAGTACAGCAAGGCCGCCACCACCGTCACCCTGAACGCCACGCGCGTGACGGGCCGTACGGCCAAGGCCGACGTCACCGAGACCACGACCCTGACCTACGCGCAGGCCCGCGGTGACGCGCCGAAGACCACCGGGTTCCAGGCCAAGCACGAGCTGACGTTCAAGGCCGACCGGCAGGGCAACTGGCAGCTGACGGGCATCCGTGACACCGAGCAGGGCGGTCTCGCGGTCAACACGCTCTCCAAGCCGACGTCCGTCAAGGCGACCACCGCCGACGACACCATGCCGAACGCCCCGCGCGCGGCGACCACCCGCAACCCGGCCGCCGTCGCGAAGACCGGCACCGCCTACGACTACACGGCGATGGCGACCTACGCCGAGAAGTACTGGAACGTCTACAACAAGGACTACCCGGACTACAACAACCACACCGCCGGCGGCGACTGCACCAACTTCGTCAGCCAGTCCCTGAAGGCGGGCGGCTGGAAGCACGTTCCCGGCTACGTGTACGACTACACCAAGTGGTTCGGCAACGCCGACATCCAGTCGGACTCGTTCGTCGGCGTCAACGAGTGGTCCTGGTTCGCCCAGAACTCCAAGCGGACCACCCCGCTGGCCAACGTCTACCAGCTCGAGGTCGGCGACGTCCTCCAGATGGACTTCGACCGGGACGGGTCCAAGGACCACACGATGATCGTCACGTACAAGAGCGGCGGCGTGCCGTACGTGACGTACCACTCGAACAACACCCTGCGCAGGTCGGTGGCGAGCCTCGTCGCGTCGTACCCGAACGCGTACTACTACGCCTACCGCACCTGA
- a CDS encoding transglycosylase domain-containing protein has translation MQLKVPASFQVDETMQLRVSDIPAVPDISEEGDDEKARSSKNRRKAPRPSVFARISAVLGPRLAPLVAALAPYVARVKPYARKLRPQYPRPGRADWRRWIPSWRQCLGGVLASIGLSSLLLVVAYAATDIPDNINSYATQQDNVYFWADGTPMARTGWVQRQAMPLKDIPEDVRWAVLAAENASFYSDPGISVKGISRALFRTIGQGDTQGGSTITQQYVKNVYLNQNQTVSRKFTEAMIALKLDNQMSKDDILEGYLNTSWFGRGTYGIQRAAQAYYGKDVSELNASEGAFLASLLRGAGLYDPTLSSANRARAVERWSWTLDRMVEIGKLSKAERAKFTKFPEPLKSNPLYDTGEQSDYLVELASQYAKKAGNISDQDFDLGGYQIYTTFDKKRETQLTAAVTAARKKALKDDPKNAAAAHYGASSVAADGRILAVYGGPDHRTQGYNESNATTVPAGSAFQPFVYAAGLEHGIHKTRDGETTDVTGESLYDGDNKVLLTTPEGFYWDRNGKRLAAENDGERSYGQISLHRALALSVNTPFMQLGMDTGLDVVRSTAEKSGLLSSSFGAQVPALSTGSATPSAIRMASGYSTFAAGGKHTEPYSVRMITKNGTKVVLDTPDASRAFGADVAEEVNSALADSFSTAHPDDVPSSQAEATRSGSLGQVAAKKGTTQDDTAAWYVGTAKAVSTAVVVYRIDLSKSLEPLPLKGIAGTTDDSVPYGIWSGAMSPLG, from the coding sequence ATGCAGTTGAAGGTCCCTGCCTCTTTCCAGGTGGACGAGACCATGCAACTGCGGGTGTCGGATATACCGGCCGTGCCGGACATATCCGAGGAGGGTGACGACGAGAAAGCGCGTTCCTCGAAAAACCGGCGGAAAGCCCCCCGTCCTTCCGTTTTTGCCCGAATTTCCGCTGTTCTGGGTCCCCGGCTGGCCCCGCTCGTCGCGGCACTCGCGCCGTACGTGGCTCGTGTCAAGCCGTACGCCCGCAAGCTGCGCCCGCAGTACCCGCGCCCGGGCCGTGCCGACTGGCGGCGCTGGATACCCTCCTGGCGGCAGTGCCTCGGCGGCGTCCTCGCCTCCATAGGCCTGAGCAGCCTGCTCCTGGTCGTCGCCTACGCGGCAACCGACATACCGGACAACATCAACTCGTACGCCACCCAGCAGGACAACGTGTACTTCTGGGCCGACGGGACACCGATGGCCCGCACCGGCTGGGTGCAGCGGCAGGCGATGCCGCTGAAGGACATCCCCGAGGACGTCCGCTGGGCAGTGCTCGCCGCGGAGAACGCGAGCTTCTACAGCGACCCCGGCATCTCCGTGAAGGGCATCAGCCGCGCCCTGTTCCGCACGATCGGCCAGGGCGACACCCAGGGCGGCTCGACGATCACCCAGCAGTACGTCAAGAACGTCTACCTGAACCAGAACCAGACGGTCAGCCGCAAGTTCACCGAGGCGATGATCGCCCTCAAGCTCGACAACCAGATGAGCAAGGACGACATCCTCGAGGGCTACCTCAACACCAGCTGGTTCGGCCGCGGCACCTACGGCATCCAGCGCGCCGCCCAGGCCTACTACGGCAAGGACGTCAGCGAACTCAACGCCAGCGAGGGCGCGTTCCTCGCCTCCCTCCTCAGGGGCGCGGGCCTGTACGACCCGACCCTGAGTTCGGCCAACCGCGCCCGGGCCGTCGAGCGCTGGTCGTGGACCCTGGACCGGATGGTCGAGATCGGCAAGCTGTCGAAGGCCGAGCGCGCCAAGTTCACGAAGTTCCCCGAGCCGCTCAAGTCCAACCCGCTGTACGACACCGGTGAGCAGAGCGACTACCTGGTGGAACTCGCCTCCCAGTACGCCAAGAAGGCCGGGAACATCTCCGACCAGGACTTCGATCTGGGCGGCTACCAGATCTACACGACCTTCGACAAGAAGCGCGAGACCCAGCTCACCGCCGCCGTCACCGCGGCCCGCAAGAAGGCCCTGAAGGACGACCCGAAGAACGCGGCCGCCGCGCACTACGGCGCCTCCTCGGTGGCCGCCGACGGGCGGATACTCGCCGTCTACGGCGGTCCCGACCACCGTACGCAGGGCTACAACGAGTCCAACGCCACGACCGTCCCCGCCGGTTCGGCCTTCCAGCCCTTCGTGTACGCGGCCGGCCTGGAGCACGGCATCCACAAGACCCGCGACGGGGAGACCACCGACGTCACCGGCGAGTCGCTCTACGACGGCGACAACAAGGTGCTGCTGACCACGCCCGAGGGCTTCTACTGGGACCGCAACGGCAAGAGGCTCGCCGCCGAGAACGACGGGGAGAGGTCCTACGGGCAGATCTCCCTGCACCGGGCGCTGGCACTGTCGGTGAACACGCCGTTCATGCAGCTCGGCATGGACACCGGCCTGGACGTGGTGCGCTCCACCGCCGAGAAGTCCGGGCTGCTGTCCTCCAGCTTCGGGGCGCAGGTGCCCGCCCTGTCCACGGGCAGCGCCACGCCCAGCGCGATCCGCATGGCGAGCGGCTACTCCACCTTCGCCGCGGGCGGCAAGCACACCGAGCCGTACTCGGTGCGCATGATCACCAAGAACGGCACCAAGGTCGTCCTGGACACCCCGGACGCGAGCCGCGCGTTCGGCGCCGACGTGGCCGAGGAGGTCAACTCCGCGCTCGCGGACTCCTTCAGCACCGCCCACCCGGACGACGTGCCCTCCTCGCAGGCGGAGGCCACCCGGTCCGGCTCGCTCGGCCAGGTGGCCGCAAAGAAGGGCACCACCCAGGACGACACCGCCGCCTGGTACGTCGGCACGGCCAAGGCCGTGTCCACGGCGGTCGTCGTCTACCGCATCGACCTCTCCAAGAGCCTCGAACCGCTTCCACTGAAGGGCATCGCCGGCACGACCGACGACAGCGTCCCGTACGGCATCTGGTCAGGTGCCATGAGCCCGCTCGGCTGA
- a CDS encoding FmdB family zinc ribbon protein, whose amino-acid sequence MPRYEYRCRTCGDTFELSRPMARSADPADCPAGHDDTVKLLSTVAVGGTKSAPAPRAGGGGGGGGGCCGGGCCG is encoded by the coding sequence ATGCCTCGCTACGAGTACCGCTGCCGGACCTGCGGCGACACCTTCGAACTGAGCCGTCCGATGGCGCGGTCGGCCGACCCCGCCGACTGCCCCGCAGGTCATGACGACACAGTGAAGCTTCTCTCAACGGTGGCCGTGGGCGGCACCAAGTCCGCCCCCGCCCCCCGGGCGGGCGGCGGGGGCGGAGGCGGAGGCGGTTGTTGCGGCGGCGGCTGCTGCGGCTGA
- a CDS encoding HAD family hydrolase — MPVLVASDLDRTLIYSAAALALTMPDARAPRLLCVEVHEARPLSFMTETAAQLLTDLGDTAVFVPTTTRTRKQYQRINLPGPPPKYAICANGGHVLVDGATDHDWHASVLARLADECAPLAEVQEYLTKTADPLWLRKQRIAEDLFAYLVVERELLPEEWVKELAAWAENRGWTVSLQGRKIYAVPKPLTKSAAVREVARRTGAELTLAAGDSLLDADLLLAADRGWRPGHGELADTAWTAPEITALPERGVLAGERILREFLKNS, encoded by the coding sequence ATGCCGGTTCTGGTGGCGAGCGACCTCGACCGTACGCTCATCTACTCGGCGGCCGCCCTGGCGCTGACCATGCCGGATGCCCGGGCGCCGCGCCTGCTGTGCGTGGAGGTCCACGAGGCGAGGCCGCTGTCGTTCATGACCGAGACGGCGGCGCAGCTGCTCACCGACCTCGGCGACACGGCGGTGTTCGTGCCGACGACCACCCGGACGCGCAAGCAGTACCAGCGCATCAACCTCCCCGGCCCGCCGCCGAAGTACGCGATCTGCGCGAACGGCGGCCATGTCCTCGTCGACGGGGCGACCGACCACGACTGGCACGCGAGCGTGCTCGCCCGGCTGGCCGACGAGTGCGCGCCGCTCGCGGAGGTGCAGGAGTACCTGACGAAGACGGCGGACCCGCTCTGGCTGCGCAAGCAGCGCATCGCCGAGGACCTGTTCGCCTACCTCGTCGTGGAGCGCGAGCTGCTGCCCGAGGAGTGGGTGAAGGAGCTCGCGGCCTGGGCCGAGAACCGCGGCTGGACCGTGTCGCTCCAGGGCCGCAAGATCTACGCCGTGCCGAAGCCGCTCACCAAGAGCGCGGCCGTGCGCGAGGTGGCCCGCCGCACCGGCGCCGAACTGACGCTGGCCGCGGGCGACTCGCTGCTCGACGCCGACCTGCTGCTGGCCGCCGACCGGGGCTGGCGCCCCGGGCACGGCGAGCTGGCCGACACGGCCTGGACGGCCCCGGAGATCACCGCCCTGCCCGAGCGGGGCGTGCTGGCCGGCGAGCGCATCCTGCGGGAGTTCCTGAAGAACTCCTGA
- a CDS encoding phosphoribosyltransferase, whose translation MNKAVNNGDGGDSRIWSGTWVAERLGVELVGDDTLTDMLGLALRRNPKRAHLLVSNVLGKHVPQSPSVVHGHGFALGRRVRDLLGAEETAEAVVLGYAETATGLGHSVADGLGTAPYLHSTRRPVAGVTAAGGFEESHSHATSHLLLPEDPALLAGDGPLVLVDDEFSTGNTVLNTIRDLHERYPRRRYVVVALVDMRSPADAGRLADFAREIDARVDLVAAASGTVRLPEGVLEKGQELVARYESEGAAGGNPSSAGSWGLVAPRDGAAGRHSPEPPKKGVAGAVSEQAAVPAQGIAADARSTPLGARGCGESAAAAARSRPATAHPHPDDERTRQTRPLGHITRVDLVWPRGLPDGGRHGFTPAHRTRLESALPAMAARLAQTLPAEARSVLVLGFEELMYTPLRLAQQLERSVPAEVRYSTTTRSPVLAVDDPGYAIRSRIVFPAHDDPADGPGERYAYNVAGGRFDAVVAVVDSVADTASLHAPGGLLARLAAHTPHVLLAVVPSYVPEPPSVPERPAMLSEPLRGPAFSSYAPEEVGWLLQDLSDVTLEAPTEEREEAIQSGGAHYAESLPVEYQPSEQYQELFHAALETSAARIAQAVGVVTETVLAERSPRPVLVSLARAGTPVGVLMRRWARFRHGLDVPHYAVSIVRGRGIDANALRWLAAHHDPRDVVFVDGWTGKGAITRELAAAIEEFEAGGGAAGFEAEIAVLADPGSCVRTYGTREDFLIPSACLNSTVSGLISRTVLRADLVGPDDFHGAKFYRELAGTDVSVVFLDAVAARFPEVADAVDGAAKELLASDRTPSWEGWAAVERISEEYGIHDVNLVKPGVGETTRVLLRRVPWKILAQAGAGADLDHVRLLAGQRGVPVEEVDDLPYTCVGLIHPQFTRGATGADGKAVAV comes from the coding sequence ATGAACAAGGCAGTGAACAACGGGGACGGCGGGGACAGCCGGATCTGGTCCGGCACCTGGGTCGCCGAGCGGCTCGGTGTCGAGCTCGTGGGCGACGACACGCTGACGGACATGCTGGGGCTGGCCCTGCGCCGCAACCCCAAGCGGGCGCATCTGCTGGTGTCCAACGTGCTGGGCAAGCACGTCCCGCAGTCCCCGTCCGTCGTGCACGGCCACGGGTTCGCGCTGGGCCGCCGGGTGCGTGACCTGCTCGGCGCCGAGGAGACGGCCGAGGCGGTCGTCCTGGGCTACGCGGAGACCGCCACCGGCCTCGGCCACTCCGTCGCCGACGGCCTCGGCACCGCCCCCTACCTGCACTCCACGCGCCGCCCGGTCGCGGGCGTCACGGCGGCGGGCGGCTTCGAGGAGTCCCACTCCCACGCCACCTCCCACCTGCTGCTGCCGGAAGATCCGGCGCTGCTGGCCGGGGACGGGCCGCTGGTCCTGGTCGACGACGAGTTCTCGACCGGCAACACCGTCCTGAACACGATTCGGGATCTTCACGAGCGGTATCCGAGGCGGCGGTACGTCGTCGTCGCCCTCGTCGACATGCGCTCGCCCGCCGACGCGGGCCGCCTCGCGGACTTCGCCCGCGAGATCGACGCCCGCGTCGACCTGGTGGCGGCGGCCTCGGGAACCGTACGGCTCCCGGAGGGGGTGCTGGAGAAGGGGCAGGAGTTGGTGGCGCGGTACGAGTCCGAGGGTGCCGCCGGCGGTAATCCGTCCTCTGCGGGTTCGTGGGGGCTGGTCGCGCCCCGCGACGGAGCCGCAGGTCGACACAGCCCCGAGCCCCCGAAGAAGGGCGTTGCAGGGGCCGTGTCCGAGCAGGCGGCGGTTCCAGCCCAGGGCATCGCAGCCGACGCGAGGTCCACCCCCCTGGGGGCGCGGGGCTGTGGTGAATCTGCGGCTGCCGCCGCGCGGTCGCGACCAGCCACAGCGCACCCACACCCGGACGACGAGCGCACCCGGCAGACGCGGCCCCTCGGCCACATCACCCGCGTCGATCTGGTCTGGCCCCGCGGGCTGCCGGACGGCGGCCGGCACGGGTTCACGCCCGCGCACCGCACCCGCCTCGAATCCGCCCTCCCCGCCATGGCAGCCCGCCTCGCTCAGACGCTCCCCGCCGAGGCGCGCAGCGTCCTCGTGCTCGGCTTCGAGGAGCTGATGTACACGCCCCTCCGCCTCGCCCAGCAGCTGGAGCGGAGCGTTCCCGCCGAGGTGCGCTACTCGACCACCACCCGCTCACCCGTCCTCGCGGTCGACGACCCCGGCTACGCGATACGCAGCCGCATCGTTTTCCCCGCGCACGACGACCCGGCCGACGGCCCCGGCGAGCGCTACGCCTACAACGTCGCGGGCGGCCGCTTCGACGCCGTCGTCGCCGTCGTGGACTCCGTGGCCGACACCGCCTCCCTGCACGCTCCCGGCGGGCTCCTCGCCCGGCTCGCCGCGCACACCCCGCACGTCCTGCTCGCGGTCGTCCCGAGCTACGTCCCCGAGCCGCCGTCCGTCCCCGAAAGGCCCGCCATGCTGTCCGAGCCCCTCCGCGGCCCCGCCTTCTCCTCGTACGCGCCCGAGGAGGTCGGCTGGCTGCTCCAGGACCTCTCGGACGTGACGCTGGAGGCGCCGACCGAGGAGCGGGAGGAGGCCATCCAGAGCGGCGGCGCGCACTACGCCGAGTCGCTGCCCGTCGAGTACCAGCCCAGTGAGCAGTACCAGGAGCTGTTCCACGCGGCTCTGGAGACCTCGGCGGCGCGGATCGCGCAGGCCGTGGGCGTCGTCACGGAGACCGTGCTCGCGGAGCGGTCGCCGCGGCCCGTCCTCGTCTCGCTCGCCCGGGCCGGCACCCCGGTGGGCGTGCTGATGCGGCGCTGGGCGCGGTTCCGGCACGGCCTCGACGTGCCGCACTACGCCGTGTCGATCGTGCGCGGCCGGGGGATCGACGCCAACGCGCTGCGCTGGCTGGCCGCCCATCACGACCCGCGTGACGTCGTCTTCGTCGACGGCTGGACCGGCAAGGGCGCGATCACCCGGGAACTGGCCGCGGCCATCGAGGAGTTCGAGGCGGGCGGCGGTGCGGCCGGCTTCGAGGCGGAGATCGCGGTGCTGGCCGACCCGGGCTCGTGCGTGCGGACGTACGGCACCCGCGAGGACTTCCTGATCCCGTCCGCCTGCCTCAACTCGACCGTCTCGGGGCTCATCTCCCGGACCGTCCTGCGCGCCGACCTCGTCGGGCCGGACGACTTCCACGGCGCGAAGTTCTACCGCGAACTCGCCGGCACGGACGTCTCGGTCGTCTTCCTGGACGCCGTCGCCGCCCGCTTCCCGGAGGTCGCGGACGCCGTCGACGGCGCGGCGAAGGAGCTCCTCGCCAGTGACCGCACCCCGAGCTGGGAGGGCTGGGCCGCCGTCGAGCGGATCAGCGAGGAGTACGGCATCCACGATGTGAACCTGGTCAAGCCCGGCGTCGGCGAGACCACCCGGGTGCTGCTGCGCCGGGTGCCCTGGAAGATCCTCGCGCAGGCCGGGGCGGGCGCCGACCTGGACCACGTACGGCTGCTCGCGGGGCAGCGCGGGGTGCCCGTCGAGGAGGTGGACGACCTGCCGTACACCTGCGTGGGGCTGATCCACCCGCAGTTCACGCGCGGGGCGACCGGCGCCGACGGCAAGGCGGTGGCGGTCTGA
- a CDS encoding HpcH/HpaI aldolase/citrate lyase family protein, with amino-acid sequence MRHFGHLAPEVRQRLFHREPCGFDRDSPARLLSAALGATLYSPATRPRLADDIVKQTGRGVVSMVLCLEDSIGDEDVVAGEENLVRQFADLAARTDVEPPLLFIRVRTPEQIPDLVRRLGATAELLSGFVFPKFTEERGIPFLEALAGAEVASGRRLFGMPVLETPELMYRESRVDALEGIARAVEKYRSRVLALRLGVTDFCSSYGLRRAPDMTAYDVQIVASVIADVVNMLGRADGTGFTVTGPVWEYFRVPERMFKPMLRHSPFLEGQAVELRERLIEHAMDGLLREISLDHANGLLGKTCIHPSHVPAVHALSVVSHEEYGDATDILRPERGGGGVLRSQYTNKMNEVKPHRAWAERTMLRAEVFGVAHEDVSFVDLLAAGIPG; translated from the coding sequence ATGCGTCATTTCGGGCACCTCGCCCCTGAGGTGCGGCAGCGCCTCTTTCACCGGGAGCCGTGCGGCTTCGACCGCGACTCGCCGGCCAGACTGCTCTCCGCCGCCCTGGGCGCCACGCTCTACAGCCCGGCCACCCGGCCCCGCCTGGCGGACGACATCGTCAAGCAGACCGGGCGCGGCGTGGTGTCGATGGTGCTGTGTCTGGAGGACTCCATCGGCGACGAGGACGTCGTGGCCGGCGAGGAGAACCTCGTCCGGCAGTTCGCCGACCTGGCGGCGCGTACCGACGTGGAGCCGCCGCTGCTCTTCATCCGGGTGCGGACGCCCGAGCAGATCCCCGACCTGGTGCGTCGTCTCGGGGCCACCGCGGAACTGCTGAGCGGGTTCGTGTTCCCGAAGTTCACCGAGGAACGGGGCATCCCCTTCCTGGAGGCGCTGGCGGGCGCCGAGGTGGCGAGCGGACGCCGGCTGTTCGGCATGCCCGTGCTGGAGACGCCCGAGCTGATGTACCGCGAGTCCCGGGTGGACGCCCTGGAGGGCATCGCCCGCGCCGTCGAGAAGTACCGCAGCCGGGTCCTCGCGCTGCGCCTCGGCGTGACCGACTTCTGCTCGTCCTACGGCCTGCGCCGCGCGCCCGACATGACCGCCTACGACGTCCAGATCGTCGCCTCCGTGATCGCCGACGTGGTGAACATGCTGGGCCGGGCCGACGGCACCGGGTTCACGGTGACCGGGCCGGTGTGGGAGTACTTCCGGGTCCCCGAGCGCATGTTCAAGCCGATGCTGCGGCACAGCCCCTTCCTGGAGGGGCAGGCCGTGGAGCTGCGCGAGAGACTGATCGAGCACGCGATGGACGGGCTGCTGCGCGAGATCTCCCTCGACCACGCCAACGGCCTGCTGGGCAAGACCTGCATCCACCCCTCGCACGTGCCGGCGGTGCACGCGCTGTCCGTCGTCAGTCACGAGGAGTACGGCGACGCGACGGACATCCTGCGGCCGGAACGCGGCGGCGGGGGTGTGCTGCGGTCGCAGTACACGAACAAGATGAACGAGGTGAAGCCGCACCGCGCCTGGGCCGAGCGCACGATGCTCCGCGCGGAGGTCTTCGGCGTCGCGCACGAGGACGTCAGCTTCGTCGACCTGCTCGCCGCCGGCATACCCGGCTGA
- a CDS encoding TerD family protein encodes MTHAMLKGSNVPLNTTTVRAVLRWTSGQGVPDVDASALLLGLDGRVRSDEDFVFYNQPRHPSGKVWRLGKKRVAEGLTDTIQTDLSGVESGVGQILLVASADGVTFDRVRSLSILLYDATSEGEPLATFDIRPETGEETALICGELYRRGDGWKFRALGEGYSNGLKGLATDFGISVDESEEASDPAPAQSTPSLSQPLPPEQPTSAVPQQQPAYGYPANLPTYGYGYPDGSFRLPPQGPQFIGR; translated from the coding sequence ATGACGCACGCGATGCTGAAGGGGTCGAACGTCCCGCTGAATACCACCACGGTACGCGCCGTGCTGCGCTGGACCTCCGGGCAGGGGGTCCCGGACGTCGACGCCTCGGCGCTGCTCCTCGGCCTCGACGGTCGTGTGCGCTCCGACGAGGACTTCGTTTTCTACAACCAGCCCCGGCATCCTTCCGGAAAGGTGTGGCGGCTCGGCAAGAAGCGGGTCGCCGAAGGCCTTACCGACACCATCCAGACAGATCTCTCCGGCGTCGAGTCCGGCGTCGGTCAGATTCTGCTGGTCGCTTCGGCGGACGGGGTCACGTTCGACCGCGTACGTTCCCTCAGCATTCTGCTGTACGACGCGACGAGCGAGGGCGAGCCGCTGGCCACGTTCGACATCCGCCCCGAGACGGGCGAGGAGACGGCCCTGATCTGCGGCGAGCTGTACCGGCGCGGCGACGGCTGGAAGTTCCGCGCCCTGGGCGAGGGTTACTCCAACGGCCTCAAGGGCCTGGCCACCGACTTCGGCATCTCGGTGGACGAGTCGGAGGAGGCGTCCGACCCGGCCCCCGCCCAGTCGACCCCGAGCCTCTCCCAGCCCCTGCCCCCCGAACAGCCGACCTCGGCGGTCCCCCAGCAGCAACCGGCCTACGGCTACCCGGCCAACCTCCCGACCTACGGCTACGGCTACCCGGACGGCTCCTTCCGGCTACCGCCGCAGGGGCCCCAATTCATCGGGCGGTGA
- a CDS encoding TerD family protein, which yields MGFFDGLLGSRTAEFDSGSAASNAIELTKRHHQVSLTKQGAATGNLRVNLTWRMRTSDIGGPQRESLLRHPFKALRPPEVIGHSQSMVNVDLDLGCLYELADGTKGVVQPLGGLLGDVNAAPYVKLSGDDRFGSASGETMYVNLDHRDEIKRLLVFVYIYDQTPAFDRTHAIVTLYPSNGPRIEIGLDERHPQARSCAVVMIENVKGELIVRREVRFVYGFQAELDRLYGWGLQWGRGYKTKVEK from the coding sequence ATGGGCTTCTTCGACGGGCTTCTGGGCAGCCGTACGGCCGAGTTCGACTCGGGCAGCGCGGCCAGCAACGCGATCGAGCTGACCAAACGGCATCATCAGGTCTCCCTCACCAAGCAGGGCGCGGCCACCGGGAACCTGCGCGTCAACCTGACCTGGCGGATGCGGACGTCCGACATCGGCGGGCCGCAGCGGGAGAGCCTGCTGCGGCACCCCTTCAAGGCGCTGCGTCCCCCGGAGGTCATAGGACACAGCCAGAGCATGGTGAACGTCGACCTCGACCTCGGCTGCCTGTACGAGCTGGCCGACGGGACGAAGGGCGTCGTGCAACCCCTGGGCGGGCTGCTGGGGGACGTGAACGCGGCGCCGTACGTGAAGCTGAGCGGCGACGACCGGTTCGGGTCGGCGTCCGGCGAGACGATGTACGTCAACCTCGACCACCGGGACGAGATCAAGCGGCTGCTGGTCTTCGTCTACATCTACGACCAGACGCCGGCGTTCGACCGGACCCACGCGATCGTCACGCTGTACCCGAGCAACGGCCCGCGGATCGAGATAGGCCTCGACGAACGGCATCCGCAGGCCCGGTCCTGTGCGGTGGTGATGATCGAGAACGTGAAGGGGGAGCTGATCGTGCGGCGCGAGGTGCGGTTCGTGTACGGGTTCCAGGCGGAGCTGGACCGGTTGTACGGGTGGGGGTTGCAGTGGGGGCGGGGTTATAAGACGAAGGTGGAGAAGTAG